Proteins encoded by one window of bacterium BMS3Abin11:
- the oadB gene encoding oxaloacetate decarboxylase beta chain, whose protein sequence is MEKLIGLWQSTGLFQMEFGQPIMMAIGFFLLYLAIRKGFEPLLLLPIGFGAILVNIPGAGLMDAPLIEAGNTLSPGGFLYYIYQVGITTGAFPLIVFMGVGAMTDFGPLLANPKTLFLGAAAQFGIFATVFGAVAVSAMGWIDFSISDAASIGIIGGADGPTAIFVSSKLAPDLLGAIAVAAYSYMALVPIIQPPIIRLLTTHEERCIEMVQLRHVSRTEKIVFPLLILALVAFLLPTAAPLLGLFALGNLMRESGVVDRLSDTAQNSLINIITIFLGIAVGSKMSAEHFLNVKTLGILALGIIAFSIGTASGILMAKLMNIFSKHKVNPLIGSAGVSAVPMAARVSNRMGLEANPQNFLLMHAMGPNVAGVIGSAVAAGVMIALLG, encoded by the coding sequence ATGGAGAAACTAATCGGTTTATGGCAGAGCACTGGGCTGTTTCAGATGGAGTTCGGGCAGCCCATCATGATGGCCATAGGTTTTTTTCTATTGTATCTGGCAATACGCAAAGGCTTTGAACCACTGCTGCTACTACCGATAGGATTTGGTGCCATACTGGTCAATATTCCAGGTGCCGGATTGATGGATGCCCCGCTGATTGAGGCGGGGAATACCCTCTCTCCCGGTGGTTTTCTTTATTATATCTATCAAGTTGGTATCACTACCGGTGCCTTTCCCCTGATAGTTTTCATGGGTGTCGGGGCTATGACTGACTTTGGCCCTCTGTTGGCCAACCCGAAAACACTTTTTCTTGGTGCGGCGGCCCAGTTCGGTATCTTTGCTACGGTATTCGGAGCGGTCGCTGTTAGTGCCATGGGCTGGATTGATTTTAGCATTTCGGATGCAGCGTCAATCGGTATCATAGGCGGCGCGGACGGGCCTACAGCCATTTTCGTCTCCAGTAAACTCGCCCCCGATCTACTCGGGGCAATTGCCGTTGCGGCCTATTCCTATATGGCACTGGTGCCTATAATTCAACCGCCGATAATCCGCTTGCTGACAACACATGAAGAGCGTTGTATCGAAATGGTACAGTTACGACACGTTTCCCGAACGGAGAAAATCGTGTTTCCATTGCTTATACTGGCACTGGTCGCTTTTCTGTTGCCAACTGCGGCACCTTTACTGGGTTTGTTTGCGCTCGGCAATCTGATGCGTGAAAGTGGTGTAGTAGATCGTCTCAGTGATACAGCACAAAACTCTCTGATTAATATCATCACGATATTTCTGGGCATAGCTGTCGGCTCTAAAATGAGTGCAGAACATTTTCTTAACGTCAAGACACTGGGTATCCTTGCGCTGGGAATAATTGCATTCAGCATTGGTACTGCTTCAGGTATCCTGATGGCAAAATTGATGAACATATTTTCAAAACACAAAGTTAATCCGCTTATTGGCTCTGCCGGTGTTTCGGCTGTGCCGATGGCTGCTCGAGTCTCCAACCGTATGGGGCTGGAAGCCAATCCGCAAAACTTCCTGCTAATGCATGCAATGGGACCAAATGTGGCCGGCGTCATTGGCTCCGCGGTTGCGGCTGGCGTTATGATTGCCTTACTGGGTTGA
- the mltF_1 gene encoding membrane-bound lytic murein transglycosylase F precursor — MAELNWFKNFSLIAILFLPTSFQPSFSAQNSTEEKTLMGKESEVILQKRTVDPIRAGKRAIRVLVNYNATNYFIIEGKQAGLEYEMMRSFETYLNKGLTAEKKHHLIFIALPFDQLIPALVAGKGDIIAAGMTITAERRKKVNFSNPYRTNISEVLVRNKNAEKLLTAAQLAGKTVYVVKGSSYFTHLKHLSDELQKEGKPAINIIETDENLASEDLLQMVNAGVYQYTIVDSHIANLWSRILKNIVPETGVAISTGGQIAWAVRKSNKDLLYKLNLFLRNYKQGTKYGNILFNRYYKNTKWIENPVKKGPLKRLHEYQKSFIKYGKKYNIDWVMLAALGYQESKLNQNKKSNRGAVGVMQIKPSTAADKNIRITGVSDSYDKNIHAATKYLAFLRSRYFSDPKIEPIEQLAFTLAAYNAGPAKISKMRNKAKKLGKNPNKWFFNVENVTRRYASSEPVEYVANIMKYYLAFKSVIEAAGAKRKAEEKVK; from the coding sequence ATGGCAGAACTTAACTGGTTTAAAAATTTCTCACTTATTGCAATACTTTTTCTTCCAACATCATTCCAACCGAGTTTTTCTGCTCAAAATTCAACTGAAGAAAAAACCCTGATGGGTAAAGAAAGTGAAGTCATACTGCAAAAACGTACAGTCGATCCGATAAGAGCAGGAAAGCGCGCCATAAGGGTATTGGTGAATTATAATGCGACCAATTATTTTATCATTGAAGGCAAACAGGCTGGACTTGAATATGAGATGATGAGATCTTTTGAGACTTATCTCAACAAAGGTCTTACAGCAGAAAAAAAACATCACCTCATCTTCATTGCATTGCCCTTTGACCAGCTAATCCCCGCTTTAGTGGCTGGTAAGGGCGATATCATCGCCGCCGGCATGACGATAACTGCAGAACGCCGTAAAAAAGTAAATTTTAGTAACCCTTACAGAACGAATATCTCAGAAGTACTGGTTCGCAACAAAAATGCAGAGAAACTCCTTACTGCCGCGCAACTAGCAGGAAAAACCGTCTATGTTGTTAAAGGCAGCAGCTATTTCACCCATCTAAAACATCTGAGCGATGAGTTACAGAAAGAGGGAAAGCCTGCCATCAACATCATAGAAACTGATGAAAACCTTGCCAGCGAAGATTTACTGCAAATGGTGAATGCAGGGGTCTATCAATACACAATAGTTGACAGTCACATCGCTAATCTATGGTCACGCATACTTAAAAACATCGTCCCCGAGACTGGCGTCGCAATCAGCACCGGCGGTCAAATCGCCTGGGCAGTTAGAAAGAGCAACAAAGATTTACTCTATAAATTGAATCTATTTCTCAGAAACTATAAACAAGGCACAAAGTACGGCAATATTTTATTCAACCGTTACTACAAAAATACGAAATGGATCGAAAACCCGGTCAAAAAAGGCCCATTAAAGCGACTCCATGAATACCAGAAGTCCTTCATTAAATATGGCAAGAAATACAATATCGACTGGGTCATGCTGGCTGCACTGGGTTACCAGGAATCCAAGCTAAACCAAAATAAGAAAAGTAATCGTGGAGCTGTAGGCGTCATGCAGATAAAGCCCTCTACCGCGGCAGACAAGAATATTAGAATTACTGGTGTAAGTGATTCCTATGATAAGAATATTCACGCAGCAACCAAGTACCTGGCGTTTCTACGATCCAGATATTTCTCTGACCCTAAAATAGAACCCATTGAGCAATTAGCCTTTACACTGGCCGCCTACAATGCAGGCCCGGCAAAAATAAGCAAGATGCGAAATAAGGCTAAAAAACTGGGAAAAAACCCAAATAAATGGTTTTTCAATGTGGAAAATGTAACACGGCGTTACGCCAGCAGTGAACCCGTAGAATACGTAGCCAATATCATGAAGTACTACCTCGCCTTCAAATCAGTTATCGAAGCAGCAGGGGCAAAAAGGAAGGCCGAGGAAAAAGTGAAATGA
- the dsbA gene encoding thiol:disulfide interchange protein DsbA precursor — MKKILFLLLTLTLSPTILMAEEYSEGIEYTQYEKPFPVSTGDKIEVKEIFWYGCPHCFNLEAPLNKWLKEGIPANAKFIRMPGIFRDNWLVHARAYYAFESLGQTEKLHHALMDVIHVKKQRLATEDQIADFVSTQGIDRKEFIDAYNSFSVDALSRQAKIMTGKYKITGVPSIVVDGRYLVTTTTAGGKEELFKVVNYLVQQATEARQNEKVKVTNIDDK, encoded by the coding sequence ATGAAAAAAATCCTGTTTCTCCTTTTAACTCTCACCCTGTCACCGACCATTTTGATGGCAGAAGAATATTCTGAAGGGATTGAATACACACAGTATGAAAAACCTTTCCCTGTCAGCACAGGTGACAAAATAGAAGTCAAAGAAATCTTCTGGTACGGCTGCCCGCATTGTTTTAACCTTGAAGCGCCTCTAAATAAATGGCTCAAGGAAGGCATTCCCGCGAATGCCAAATTTATTCGTATGCCAGGCATATTCCGTGATAACTGGTTAGTACATGCAAGGGCATATTATGCCTTCGAATCACTTGGTCAAACAGAAAAACTGCATCACGCACTAATGGATGTCATACATGTAAAAAAACAACGACTGGCTACAGAAGATCAGATTGCTGATTTTGTCTCAACACAGGGCATAGATCGCAAGGAATTTATAGATGCCTATAATTCATTCAGCGTAGACGCCCTTAGCCGTCAGGCAAAAATTATGACAGGCAAATATAAAATAACGGGTGTGCCTTCTATTGTCGTAGATGGACGTTATCTTGTGACTACGACCACGGCAGGCGGCAAAGAAGAGCTATTTAAAGTGGTGAATTATCTTGTGCAACAAGCCACTGAAGCCCGGCAGAATGAGAAGGTCAAAGTTACAAATATAGATGACAAATAA
- the mpl gene encoding UDP-N-acetylmuramate:L-alanyl-gamma-D-glutamyl-meso-diaminopimelate ligase: protein MHIHILGICGTFMGGIAVLAREMGATVTGSDSAPYPPMSTQLEELGIRVSRYDAENLNPQPDIIVIGNALSRGNPEVEAVLERDMNYISGPQWLAEHFLRGRHVLAVAGTHGKTTTSSMLAWILEDAGLEPGFLIGGIPQNFGISARAGGGKYFVIEADEYDTAFFDKRSKFIHYHPKTLILNNLEFDHADIFSDLDAIKQQFHFLIRTVPGSGQLVINADDPSLPDVINKGCWSEKTYFSLANRDDCDWQTGKAAEDYSNFDILHNGLSQGSLNWALMGAHNAANGLSAIAAAAHVEIAPGKAIEALRRFKNVKRRMEIRGTVKNITVYDDFAHHPTAIASTLQGLRKHCADERIIAILEPRSNTMKMGVHKDTLINSLQIADSVFIYQPVDIEWSIAKQKNSNSLKLAIHTDIDMLVDEVVAMCRPGDNILVMSNGGFAGIHEKLLLALRHRYT from the coding sequence ATGCATATTCACATCCTCGGCATCTGCGGCACCTTCATGGGCGGCATAGCCGTACTTGCTAGAGAGATGGGGGCGACGGTTACTGGCTCTGACAGCGCCCCCTACCCACCGATGAGCACGCAGCTGGAGGAGCTCGGTATCCGGGTTAGCCGTTATGATGCGGAAAACCTTAATCCGCAGCCGGATATCATCGTGATCGGCAACGCTCTATCACGCGGTAACCCGGAAGTTGAGGCCGTACTTGAACGTGATATGAATTATATCTCTGGCCCGCAGTGGCTGGCTGAGCATTTCTTGCGAGGTCGCCATGTTCTGGCCGTTGCCGGCACCCATGGCAAGACTACGACCAGCAGCATGCTGGCCTGGATACTTGAAGATGCAGGACTGGAACCGGGTTTTCTGATTGGTGGAATACCGCAGAATTTTGGCATCTCTGCACGCGCAGGAGGTGGTAAATATTTTGTTATCGAAGCGGATGAATACGATACGGCCTTCTTCGATAAACGCTCAAAATTTATTCATTATCACCCGAAAACCCTGATACTGAATAACCTTGAATTTGATCATGCAGATATTTTTAGCGATCTCGACGCAATTAAGCAGCAGTTCCATTTTCTGATACGCACAGTGCCGGGTTCAGGACAACTGGTCATCAATGCCGACGACCCATCTCTGCCGGATGTAATCAACAAAGGCTGCTGGTCGGAGAAAACGTATTTCAGCCTGGCAAACAGGGATGATTGTGACTGGCAGACTGGTAAAGCTGCAGAAGATTATTCGAACTTTGATATTTTGCACAATGGACTATCGCAGGGCTCACTAAACTGGGCGCTAATGGGTGCTCATAACGCAGCTAACGGCCTGTCAGCTATTGCTGCCGCTGCGCATGTGGAGATAGCACCCGGTAAAGCAATTGAAGCTTTGAGAAGGTTTAAGAATGTTAAACGGAGAATGGAAATCCGCGGTACTGTCAAAAATATCACGGTATATGATGACTTTGCCCACCACCCGACGGCCATCGCCAGCACTCTGCAAGGCCTGCGAAAGCATTGTGCAGATGAAAGGATAATCGCCATTCTCGAGCCACGCTCCAATACAATGAAGATGGGGGTACACAAAGATACGCTAATTAACTCTTTACAAATTGCTGATAGTGTTTTTATCTATCAGCCTGTAGATATCGAATGGAGCATAGCCAAACAGAAAAATAGCAACTCACTGAAGCTTGCCATTCATACCGACATTGATATGCTAGTCGATGAAGTAGTTGCCATGTGTCGACCCGGTGACAACATCCTGGTCATGAGCAATGGCGGCTTTGCGGGAATACATGAGAAATTATTACTGGCTTTGCGCCACAGATATACATAA
- the rnd gene encoding ribonuclease D, which translates to MNNNVTFYIESTTELKRFCAELQNGSWVGVDTEFMRERTYYPEPCLIQLSGDAGIACVDIVSIKDLAPLKEVLLHKDIVKLMHSCSQDLEIFHLLFDEIPPNIFDTQVAAAFIGKGDQLSYAALVEDICNVRLSKAHTRARWCKRPLSEEEIQYAEDDVRYLPAMYDSLSAELEKLGRREWFDAEMQGVTNCSVFAINESNAWQRMNALRRMSGRQLAAAKALAGWREGLAQARDKPRNWILADKVLLRIANTLPETKDELASIEGVTDGLVKHRGDRLLTIIRQSVEHDELDQPTGPGRPDTREKALKKELAKLLDAAAEKMAIPASLLATRKDLTAMIQGNRELAVFQGWRAEAVGQVLLDYLQSDTSRQ; encoded by the coding sequence ATGAATAATAACGTAACATTTTATATCGAGAGTACTACTGAATTAAAGAGATTTTGCGCTGAATTACAAAATGGCAGCTGGGTAGGTGTGGATACGGAATTCATGCGCGAGCGAACCTATTATCCCGAACCTTGCCTGATCCAGTTATCCGGTGATGCCGGTATAGCCTGTGTGGATATTGTCTCGATAAAGGACCTTGCACCGTTAAAAGAGGTGCTGCTGCACAAAGATATTGTAAAACTAATGCATTCCTGTAGCCAGGATCTGGAAATATTTCATTTACTATTTGATGAAATACCACCCAATATCTTCGACACACAGGTGGCAGCAGCCTTTATCGGCAAAGGGGATCAGCTTTCCTATGCTGCGCTGGTAGAAGATATTTGTAACGTAAGGCTCAGCAAAGCGCATACCCGGGCACGATGGTGTAAACGCCCATTATCAGAGGAAGAAATTCAATATGCAGAGGATGATGTCCGCTATCTGCCTGCCATGTATGATTCCCTGTCAGCCGAGCTTGAGAAATTGGGTCGCAGGGAGTGGTTTGATGCAGAAATGCAGGGAGTCACGAACTGCTCTGTATTTGCCATAAATGAAAGCAATGCCTGGCAGCGTATGAATGCACTGCGGCGAATGTCCGGCCGGCAGCTCGCCGCTGCCAAAGCATTAGCCGGCTGGCGTGAGGGACTTGCGCAGGCCAGAGACAAACCGAGAAACTGGATTCTGGCTGATAAGGTGCTGCTTCGAATAGCTAATACACTGCCTGAAACAAAAGACGAATTAGCATCGATCGAAGGTGTCACTGATGGCCTGGTGAAGCATCGAGGTGATCGACTCCTGACGATTATTAGACAATCTGTGGAACATGATGAGCTGGATCAACCCACAGGCCCCGGTCGCCCGGATACCAGAGAAAAGGCTTTGAAGAAAGAACTGGCAAAGCTTCTCGATGCAGCAGCAGAAAAAATGGCGATACCGGCTTCCTTGCTTGCTACACGCAAAGATCTCACTGCAATGATCCAGGGGAACCGGGAGCTTGCTGTTTTTCAGGGCTGGCGTGCCGAGGCAGTAGGACAGGTATTGCTGGATTATTTGCAAAGCGATACATCACGTCAATGA
- the cph2_1 gene encoding phytochrome-like protein cph2, translating to MNTKKKVPSNVIDLSRILRQKETEIELLQKTFTEIGSELNLSRVFQIVSERARTLIDAETILIPILNYDSQTYTYRGASGKNAEEIVGESLPLNFGVCGWVLKHKKPWWRGMLDELSDDEKNRWEKKVGNILLVPLQGKKRFLGGISGLNKVGGKGFDRRDLNLLQIFAGIVSVAIENAMVVKNNEEFRTELKLLNNQLSDNNKQLEYLSLYDPVTALPNRSLSHYRLTQDIKDAEFGKSNIGILLIDIDRFKDINDTYGHEQGDHLLNKIARRFEQRIRNHETLARLGGDEFIIVLPEHNKHQTIKRAEQFINSLQEAFVIKGNNIVVNASIGIAIYPEHGNAYSHLLKHADVAMYAAKNSNLSFNVYDPENDRLVKGHLTLVSEVRKALEEKHFKLYYQAKVNASDGQIIAAEVLGRWHSHTLGEVSPEIFIDILAESNLLDEYTYWAIKTALAQAKEWQAAFRPIRIAVNLSPHTLMHPDFKQRIDQLIKDESDGALLTFEITENLFLSEFDRVSDVLEYIHSLGVELSIDDYGTGYSSLNLLRRLKVSELKIDRSFIEDVAHNKDDKVIVHSIIELAHNLGLKVVAEGVETEDALNLLKKLGCDIIQGFLISKPLPVKEFNAFIREPR from the coding sequence ATGAATACGAAAAAAAAAGTGCCATCCAATGTTATCGATCTCAGCCGTATCCTGCGGCAGAAAGAGACCGAAATCGAGTTACTGCAGAAGACATTCACTGAGATTGGTAGCGAACTCAACCTGAGCCGCGTTTTTCAGATCGTTTCAGAACGTGCCCGTACACTGATTGATGCAGAAACAATATTAATTCCAATACTTAATTATGACAGTCAAACCTACACCTACCGCGGCGCGTCAGGTAAAAATGCTGAAGAAATTGTCGGTGAATCACTACCGTTAAATTTTGGCGTATGCGGATGGGTGTTGAAGCATAAAAAACCCTGGTGGCGGGGGATGCTGGACGAACTCAGTGATGACGAGAAAAATCGCTGGGAAAAAAAAGTGGGAAATATACTTCTTGTACCGCTACAGGGGAAAAAACGTTTCCTTGGTGGAATTTCCGGTTTAAATAAAGTAGGTGGAAAAGGCTTCGATAGAAGAGACTTAAATTTATTACAGATTTTTGCCGGCATCGTATCCGTTGCAATAGAAAATGCGATGGTCGTTAAAAATAATGAAGAATTTCGCACTGAACTGAAACTATTAAATAACCAACTCTCTGATAACAACAAACAACTGGAATATCTGTCCTTATATGACCCGGTCACTGCATTGCCTAACCGATCACTGTCCCATTACCGCTTAACTCAGGATATTAAAGATGCAGAATTTGGAAAATCCAATATAGGTATCCTGCTCATCGACATAGATCGCTTTAAGGACATCAATGACACCTATGGTCACGAACAGGGAGACCATTTACTGAATAAAATTGCACGGCGATTTGAGCAAAGAATAAGAAACCATGAAACACTGGCTCGATTAGGCGGGGATGAATTTATTATCGTGTTACCGGAGCATAACAAACATCAAACAATAAAACGCGCCGAACAGTTTATTAATAGCCTGCAGGAAGCCTTTGTCATAAAGGGAAATAATATCGTTGTCAATGCAAGCATTGGTATAGCCATTTACCCTGAGCATGGAAATGCATACAGTCATTTATTAAAACATGCCGACGTAGCTATGTATGCTGCAAAAAATAGCAATTTGTCTTTCAACGTCTACGACCCCGAGAATGATCGACTGGTGAAAGGTCATTTAACATTAGTCAGTGAAGTTCGTAAGGCACTGGAAGAGAAGCATTTTAAGCTATATTACCAGGCGAAGGTGAATGCCAGTGATGGCCAAATAATCGCTGCAGAAGTACTCGGACGCTGGCATAGTCATACACTTGGTGAGGTCTCACCGGAAATCTTTATCGATATACTGGCAGAAAGCAATCTACTTGATGAATACACCTACTGGGCAATAAAAACAGCACTGGCACAGGCAAAGGAATGGCAAGCCGCTTTCAGACCGATACGCATCGCGGTCAACCTGTCTCCTCACACACTCATGCATCCTGATTTTAAACAAAGAATTGATCAACTTATAAAAGATGAATCAGATGGCGCCCTGTTAACTTTCGAGATCACTGAGAATCTATTTTTATCCGAGTTTGATCGCGTTTCCGATGTTCTAGAATACATTCATTCACTCGGGGTTGAATTGTCGATAGATGACTACGGCACAGGTTATTCCTCATTAAATTTATTGCGCCGTCTTAAAGTAAGTGAATTAAAAATCGATAGATCCTTTATTGAAGATGTCGCCCATAACAAGGACGATAAAGTGATTGTTCATTCCATAATTGAACTGGCCCACAATCTCGGTCTAAAAGTAGTCGCTGAAGGTGTGGAAACTGAAGATGCCCTGAATCTATTGAAGAAATTAGGCTGCGATATAATACAGGGTTTTTTAATTAGTAAGCCTTTACCCGTAAAAGAATTTAATGCGTTTATCAGAGAACCACGATGA
- the ctpF_1 gene encoding putative cation-transporting ATPase F — protein MRYDIDYPHTKSDQEIITALGSSQHGLSQSNADARLQECGNNTLPQRKPAGIVDVFVRQFASPLIYILVVAALFSILIEEWTDAIFISAVLLINAIIGTAQEFSAQRSATALQKLVTTICKVLREGETYEIDAIQLVPGDIVLLVSGDRIPADVRLLSSNDFEIDESLLTGESDAVLKQYDVLCEKDTALSDRKNMAFAGSLVVRGRARSIVVGTALNTELGKIAEAVLDKPSAKPPLVLRMEQFTRRVSILVVIAAIILAGIALYQGTPINEIFLLTVALAVSAIPEGLPVALTVALAIGMRRMASRHVIIRRLIAVEALGSCTFIATDKTGTLTINQLTACYVAFPGREAWEITGDGLKPNGSILTLQGAPTIDQKAMLEQLCRTAVLANDGFIGHGEDEWVYRGSAVDVALLIMAHKNSILKDDCTISYPELSNIPFESDRLFSASLNSNGHLQTAYVKGAIEKLLPMCDDMLTESGNAEINKTLLMKQAHALAEQGYRIIALASGNISLTEKEVFSEEHLNGLTFIGLVAMIDPLRPEARQAIAQCFSAGIDVAMVTGDHPSTALAIARSLKLTDSKEHVVTGTELRQTRNDAEFDELTRQARVFARVEPQQKLDIVLSLQRNGHFVAVSGDGANDAPALRAAQVGVAMGKSGTDVARETADIILTDDNFSSIVAGVEEGRVAYANVRKVIFLLISTGAAEIVLFILALLTQQPLPLLAVQLLWLNLVTNGIQDVALAFEPAEGDELTKPPRAPKEPIFNRLMIQRVVISALTMGIMAYFVFTYMLSTGMSVDEARNSTLLLMVLLENVNVFNSRSETRSAFRHNPMRNRLLLFGTLAAQLIHIGAMYTPGLNDILRIQPVSFEHWANLLFLALMLLLIMEVDKIIRNRMGKPG, from the coding sequence ATGCGCTACGATATAGATTATCCACACACTAAAAGTGACCAGGAAATTATTACAGCACTGGGTTCATCACAGCATGGTTTATCTCAGAGCAATGCAGATGCACGCTTGCAGGAATGCGGCAATAACACACTCCCACAGAGAAAACCGGCGGGTATCGTCGATGTTTTCGTGCGGCAATTTGCCAGCCCTCTAATCTATATACTAGTAGTTGCTGCGCTTTTTTCCATTCTTATTGAGGAATGGACCGATGCGATTTTCATTTCAGCTGTACTTCTAATCAATGCAATTATCGGCACCGCGCAGGAGTTTTCTGCGCAACGATCAGCAACAGCTTTGCAGAAGCTGGTAACAACTATTTGTAAAGTCTTGCGAGAGGGAGAGACCTATGAAATTGATGCTATACAACTCGTTCCTGGAGATATAGTTCTACTTGTTTCAGGAGATCGAATTCCGGCGGATGTCCGTCTGCTTAGCAGCAATGACTTTGAAATAGATGAATCATTACTGACCGGTGAATCCGATGCTGTACTGAAACAATATGACGTACTTTGCGAAAAAGACACGGCACTAAGTGATCGTAAAAATATGGCGTTTGCCGGTTCGCTGGTCGTACGAGGGCGGGCAAGGAGCATTGTAGTTGGTACGGCTCTGAATACGGAACTGGGGAAAATTGCTGAAGCGGTGCTCGATAAGCCTTCAGCAAAACCTCCATTGGTATTGCGCATGGAGCAGTTCACTCGCCGTGTATCAATTCTTGTCGTTATTGCCGCGATAATATTAGCCGGTATTGCGCTGTACCAGGGAACACCGATCAATGAAATTTTCCTGTTAACCGTCGCCCTCGCTGTGTCGGCCATTCCGGAAGGTCTACCGGTAGCGCTGACAGTTGCCCTGGCCATTGGTATGCGTCGAATGGCATCGCGGCATGTGATTATTCGTCGTCTGATAGCGGTAGAAGCGCTGGGTTCCTGCACATTTATTGCTACTGATAAAACCGGTACGCTCACAATAAATCAACTAACAGCCTGTTATGTGGCCTTTCCCGGACGGGAAGCCTGGGAAATAACAGGTGATGGGCTGAAACCGAATGGCAGCATCCTGACGCTACAGGGCGCTCCAACAATTGACCAGAAAGCAATGCTGGAACAATTATGTCGTACTGCTGTTTTAGCGAATGACGGATTTATCGGGCACGGTGAAGACGAGTGGGTATATCGCGGTAGTGCCGTTGATGTCGCCTTGCTGATAATGGCGCATAAAAACAGCATTCTCAAAGATGACTGTACGATTAGCTACCCTGAACTCAGTAATATTCCGTTTGAATCAGACCGATTATTTTCTGCCTCACTGAACAGCAACGGCCATCTACAAACAGCATATGTAAAAGGTGCAATCGAAAAGTTACTGCCCATGTGCGATGACATGCTGACCGAATCAGGCAATGCTGAAATTAACAAAACACTTTTGATGAAGCAGGCACACGCTCTGGCTGAACAGGGTTACCGCATTATTGCGCTTGCTTCGGGAAACATCAGCCTCACTGAAAAGGAAGTCTTCTCTGAAGAACATTTAAACGGTCTGACGTTTATTGGCCTGGTGGCGATGATTGATCCACTGCGGCCTGAAGCAAGGCAGGCGATAGCACAGTGCTTTAGCGCGGGCATTGATGTGGCGATGGTAACCGGTGACCATCCATCGACTGCGCTGGCCATCGCCCGCAGTCTGAAGCTGACAGATTCTAAGGAACATGTCGTTACTGGGACAGAACTTCGTCAAACAAGAAACGACGCGGAATTTGATGAGCTGACAAGACAGGCGCGTGTATTTGCACGGGTTGAACCACAGCAAAAACTCGACATCGTTCTGTCTTTACAACGCAACGGTCATTTTGTTGCCGTTAGCGGTGATGGCGCCAACGATGCGCCAGCCTTGCGCGCTGCGCAGGTTGGCGTGGCAATGGGAAAAAGCGGGACAGATGTGGCGCGGGAAACTGCAGATATAATTCTTACAGATGATAATTTCTCCTCCATTGTGGCAGGCGTAGAAGAGGGGCGTGTTGCATATGCCAATGTCCGTAAAGTTATTTTTCTATTAATCTCCACTGGTGCCGCAGAGATTGTCCTGTTTATTCTCGCGTTGTTAACACAGCAGCCATTGCCATTACTTGCAGTTCAGCTGCTATGGCTCAACCTCGTTACCAATGGCATCCAGGATGTTGCGTTGGCTTTTGAGCCCGCTGAAGGAGATGAACTCACAAAGCCGCCACGAGCACCCAAAGAACCCATCTTTAATCGGCTTATGATTCAGCGTGTAGTTATTAGTGCTTTAACCATGGGGATAATGGCCTATTTTGTATTTACTTATATGCTCAGTACAGGCATGAGTGTTGATGAAGCCAGAAATAGTACTTTACTGCTAATGGTGTTGCTGGAAAATGTGAATGTCTTTAACAGTCGCTCAGAAACCCGTTCGGCCTTTCGACATAACCCCATGCGCAACAGGTTGCTGCTGTTCGGCACACTGGCAGCTCAACTTATTCATATCGGCGCGATGTACACCCCTGGCCTGAATGATATTCTGCGCATACAGCCGGTTTCATTTGAGCACTGGGCAAACCTGCTTTTTCTTGCCCTGATGCTGTTGCTGATCATGGAAGTGGATAAAATTATTCGGAATAGAATGGGAAAACCAGGTTAA